CTGAAGCCATGGGCGCCACGGTGACCCACGCCGAGGAACTCATGCACGGGAAGACCTCGCAGGTCGACCACGACGACAGCGTGCTCTTCGCCGGTGTCCCGCACCCGTTCACCGCCACGCGGTACCACTCGCTCGCGATCGTCGACGGGACGGTGCCCGACGAGCTCACCGTCACGGCGCGGACCGCAGGTGGGGTGATCATGGGCGTGCAGCATCGTGACCACCCGGTGTACGGCGTGCAGTTCCACCCGGAGTCCGTCCTCACCGAGGGCGGGTACCGGATGGTCGGCAACTGGCTCGAGACCACCGGTCTGACCGGTGCTGCCGAGCGGGCCGCAGCGCTCAACCCGCTGATCGCCGAACACCGGTCCTGACGCCGGAGCGGTACGACCGCCGACGCGTCCGGTGACCACCGGCGCAGGCGACGTCCGCGGGGATGCTGCCGCGTGCCTCCAGGCCGACGGACGGACGCCCGCCGCAGCCGACGTGACGGAGCGGACTACTGTCCGGCGCCGCCGCCCTGGACGGTCCCGCTGCCGCCGCCACCGTCACTACCGCTGCTGTCGTCGCCACCCCGGTCGGGGACGGACGGCGCCTGCGACGGCCGCTGTGCCGAGGCTGCGCAGTACGTCAGCGTGATGGTGCTGCCCTGCGCGACGTCGCCCTGCGGCACGCTCTGCTGCACCACGGTGCTGCCCGTGCACGTGTACGTCGGGGACGCCACGACCTTCAGCCCGAGGTTCGCGAGTGCCTCGTTGGCGGCGCTGATCGGCTGCTGCGTGACGTCCGGCATCTGCACCTTGCCGTTGGAGACCGTCAGGTTGACGACGGAACCCTTCGTCAGCTGCGTGCTGCTGCCCGGGTCGCTGCTCATCACGGTGCCCTCGGGCACGTCGCTCGAGTAGTCGCTGTTGATCGCTCCGACCGCGAACCCGGCGTCCTTCAGGGCCTGTTCCGCCGCGTCCTGCGTCTGGTTGGCGACGTCCGGGACGGCGACCTGCTCCGGTCCCAGGGAGACGACGACGCGGATGCTCTGCTTGCGGGCGACGTTCGTGCCCTCCCCGGGCTCGGTGCGGATGACCGTGTCCTTGGCGACGTCGTCGGAGTTCTCGCCGACCTCGACGGCACTGAGGTCCCGCTTCTCGAGTTCGGTCCGCGCCGAGTCCCACGTGGCGCCGACGACGTTCGGTACGGACACCGACGACGACACCGGTGCCTTGCCGGGCTGCAGGTTCGCGACGAAGAACACCACGCCCGCGATGACGGCGGCGGTGAGGATGATGCCGAGCCAGATCCAGGCGACCGGAGGGCGGTTCTGCGTGCGCTGGGGTCGGTGGTCAGCGGCGTCGTCGTCGAGCTCGCGGAACGCCACGGCAGGGTTCGAGGTCGTGCGGGGGTTCACGCCGAAGAGCATCGTGGACGCGTCGTGTGCCGCGTTCTGCTGGAGCGTGCGCGTGGACACCGGGACCTTGCCGGCGGCGGCCTGCTGCAGGTCGGTCCGGAAGTCCGCGGCGGTCTGGAACCGACGGGTGCGGTCCTTCACCAGGGCGTGCAGCGTCACCGCGTCGAGCGCCGGGGACACCTCGGGCACGAGCGTGGAGGGCGCGACCGGCTGCTCGCTCACGTGCTGGTAGGCCACGGCGACCGGGGAGTCGCCGACGAAGGGCGGGCGGCCGGTGAGCAGCTCGAAGAGCAGCACGCCGGTCGAGTACAGGTCGGTCCGGGCGTCGACGGTCTCACCGCGGGCCTGCTCCGGCGAGAAGTACGAGGCCGTCCCGAGGATCGAGGTCGTCTGCGCGACCGTCGCGGACGTGTCGGTGATGGCACGGGCGATGCCGAAGTCCATCACCTTGACCTGGCCGCTGTGCGTCACCATGACGTTCGCGGGCTTGATGTCGCGGTGCACCACGCCGGCGCGGTGCGAGTACTCGAGGGCGGTGAGGATCCCCTCGGTGATGCGGACCGCCTCGGCCGGGTCGAGCGGGCCGTCGTCGAGCACGTCGGAGAGTGCGCGACCGTCGACGTGCTCCATGACGATGTAGGGCACCTGGACCTGGGCGCCGGAGGGCTCGGTGACCGTCTCCTCGCCCGCGTCGTAGACGCGCACGATCGTCGGGTGCGCCATGCGGGCCGCCGCCTGGGCCTCCTGCCGGAAGCGGATCCGGAAGGTCGGGTCCGTGGCGAGGCTCGGCTTGAGGAGCTTCACCGCCACCTTGCGACCGAGTCGCGTGTCGGTGCCCACGTGCACCGTCGCCATGCCCCCACGACCGATGACGTCACCGATCTCGTAGCGGTCGGCGAGGAGCGTGATCCCCGCGGTCACACCTTCTGGCACGTACTCCTCCGAATGTTCGTCCGGGCAAGTGTACGGCAGGGGTTCCTGCCCGAACGCTGACGACGGGGGCTGCCGACGAACCGTTACACAACGGTGTCGACAGCCCCCGTTCGGGTGACGATCAGTTGGCGTCCTGCGGGCCCGTCGGGGTCGGGGTCGGGGTGCCCGAGGGCGTCGGGTCCTCGGCCTGTTCCCACGTCGCCGTCGCGGCGTCCGAGGACTCGGAGGCAGCGAGCGAGCCGCACGTGACCGTGTAGGTGAAGGACACCTCGTCGTTCACGGCGTCCGCCTGGATGGTGACGGCCGTCGAGCTGGTGTCCCCGGAGGTGGCTCCCGAGGCGTCCTTGCCGCCCGTGACCGTCCACGTGTACTTCGACACGTCGTAGCCGTCGGGGCACGTCGCGCCCGACCAACTGAAGGTGACCTGGCCGGACTCGGACACCGT
The sequence above is drawn from the Curtobacterium sp. MR_MD2014 genome and encodes:
- a CDS encoding aminodeoxychorismate/anthranilate synthase component II; amino-acid sequence: MTKILVVDNYDSFVYTLNGYLQQLGADTDVVRNDAFPEDEIAERIADYDGVLLSPGPGTPADAGVSIPTVRAAVDAETPLLGVCLGHQAIAEAMGATVTHAEELMHGKTSQVDHDDSVLFAGVPHPFTATRYHSLAIVDGTVPDELTVTARTAGGVIMGVQHRDHPVYGVQFHPESVLTEGGYRMVGNWLETTGLTGAAERAAALNPLIAEHRS
- the pknB gene encoding Stk1 family PASTA domain-containing Ser/Thr kinase, which produces MPEGVTAGITLLADRYEIGDVIGRGGMATVHVGTDTRLGRKVAVKLLKPSLATDPTFRIRFRQEAQAAARMAHPTIVRVYDAGEETVTEPSGAQVQVPYIVMEHVDGRALSDVLDDGPLDPAEAVRITEGILTALEYSHRAGVVHRDIKPANVMVTHSGQVKVMDFGIARAITDTSATVAQTTSILGTASYFSPEQARGETVDARTDLYSTGVLLFELLTGRPPFVGDSPVAVAYQHVSEQPVAPSTLVPEVSPALDAVTLHALVKDRTRRFQTAADFRTDLQQAAAGKVPVSTRTLQQNAAHDASTMLFGVNPRTTSNPAVAFRELDDDAADHRPQRTQNRPPVAWIWLGIILTAAVIAGVVFFVANLQPGKAPVSSSVSVPNVVGATWDSARTELEKRDLSAVEVGENSDDVAKDTVIRTEPGEGTNVARKQSIRVVVSLGPEQVAVPDVANQTQDAAEQALKDAGFAVGAINSDYSSDVPEGTVMSSDPGSSTQLTKGSVVNLTVSNGKVQMPDVTQQPISAANEALANLGLKVVASPTYTCTGSTVVQQSVPQGDVAQGSTITLTYCAASAQRPSQAPSVPDRGGDDSSGSDGGGGSGTVQGGGAGQ